One Setaria italica strain Yugu1 chromosome I, Setaria_italica_v2.0, whole genome shotgun sequence DNA window includes the following coding sequences:
- the LOC101763709 gene encoding uncharacterized protein LOC101763709 → MWWEWEGDGEETAREEEETPVDFDFISLLAKPKDYYKILEVDYNASEETIRSSYIRLALKWHPDKKQGEENATSRFQEINEAYQVLSNPAKRQEYDKAGIIYVQDQNVVDYLNRHKGLILTCNGLGIRYSVW, encoded by the exons ATGTGGTGGGAATgggagggcgacggcgaggagacggcgcgggaggaggaggagacccccgTCGACTTCGATTTCATCTCCCTGCTCGCCAAGCCCAAG GATTACTACAAGATATTGGAAGTTGATTACAATGCGTCGGAGGAGACGATCAGGTCCAGCTATATTCGGCTTGCGCTG AAATGGCACCCTGATAAGAAGCAGGGTGAAGAAAATGCAACCTCAAGATTTCAGGAGATTAACGAGGCATACCAAG TTCTGAGTAATCCTGCAAAAAGGCAAGAGTACGACAAGGCAGGCATTATATATGTTCAAGATCAGAATGTAGTG GACTACTTGAACCGGCACAAGGGTTTAATACTCACCTGCAACGGCCTTGGCATAAGGTACTCGGTATGGTGA